From the Candidatus Neomarinimicrobiota bacterium genome, one window contains:
- the mltG gene encoding endolytic transglycosylase MltG — protein sequence MKKTFEINIGVIVAGGVLILFSLLFYFLLMTGIQLPNDDEEYYLLTIPMGASLGQVADSLLSLGVTDSRREVTTAGRMLGADKLIKAGRYKLKAGSRLYEIFNLITSGDVEPIVVTLLEGWSARRIAEELADKLDINKTLFKNHLSDSAYIRSLGMDVPHLEGYLYPDTYHFSFGMNEKSMIQWMVTLFFEKFGEAEKKRAEELSMSVREIITLASIIEGEVVQDEERPIVSSVYHNRLNNGMRLQADPTIQYILTDGPRRLSRKDLFIKSPYNTYRHSGLPPGPIGNPGFPSIQAALWPAETDFIYFVATGDGYHTFSNTLEEHNIAKQKLRKLRQEYDRQQLENTK from the coding sequence ATGAAGAAAACTTTTGAAATAAATATTGGAGTGATTGTCGCTGGCGGCGTTTTAATACTGTTTTCACTTCTTTTTTATTTTTTACTGATGACCGGTATTCAGCTTCCAAATGATGATGAAGAGTATTACCTCCTGACAATTCCTATGGGAGCGAGTTTGGGTCAGGTGGCAGACAGCCTGTTATCTTTAGGAGTTACCGATTCTCGAAGAGAAGTTACAACGGCGGGTAGAATGCTTGGCGCTGATAAACTCATTAAAGCCGGTAGATATAAACTCAAGGCAGGCTCAAGGCTTTATGAAATATTTAATCTGATAACTTCGGGCGATGTGGAGCCTATCGTAGTGACTCTTTTAGAGGGCTGGAGCGCCAGAAGGATTGCCGAAGAACTGGCTGATAAACTCGATATAAATAAAACGCTATTTAAAAACCATCTGTCGGACTCTGCATATATAAGGAGTCTTGGTATGGATGTTCCTCATTTAGAGGGCTATCTGTACCCCGACACATATCATTTCAGTTTTGGTATGAACGAAAAATCGATGATACAATGGATGGTGACTCTCTTCTTTGAAAAATTCGGTGAGGCGGAAAAAAAGAGAGCAGAAGAACTTTCTATGTCAGTAAGAGAAATTATCACTCTTGCTTCAATTATTGAAGGCGAGGTAGTTCAGGATGAAGAAAGACCGATAGTATCATCTGTATATCATAACAGACTTAACAACGGTATGCGGCTTCAGGCGGATCCGACTATACAATATATATTAACTGACGGCCCCCGAAGGTTGTCAAGAAAAGATCTCTTTATCAAATCACCTTATAATACTTACAGGCACAGCGGACTTCCGCCCGGACCGATAGGTAATCCCGGTTTTCCGTCAATACAAGCGGCTCTCTGGCCGGCAGAAACTGACTTTATTTATTTTGTAGCAACAGGTGACGGTTATCATACGTTTTCCAATACGCTGGAAGAACATAATATAGCGAAACAAAAATTACGGAAATTGAGACAAGAATATGATAGACAGCAGTTGGAGAACACAAAGTGA
- the rsmA gene encoding ribosomal RNA small subunit methyltransferase A yields the protein MSPRNQGFRHKKRLGQNFMMDRNVAAKIVDASEIGENDVVLEIGPGMGSLTKELLSVAKNVTAVEIDERLVENLKVDFEDNDNFKIVHKDFLEFDISGFAAATGRKIKIVGNIPYNITSQILIHTFDHFSAVSSLTVTMQKEVADRILSNAGSKNYGILSVYAALFSHPKKLFNVSRGVFNPKPKVESSAVMFKIKNRLPDDLLDLDLFKKVVRKTFGKRRKMLRNSLKEIGECTEFLAENGFDLRRRPESLDVEEFIELSNAIHRWQKSDSDS from the coding sequence ATGTCGCCTCGTAACCAAGGATTTCGTCATAAGAAACGTTTGGGTCAAAACTTTATGATGGACAGGAATGTGGCCGCTAAAATAGTAGATGCCTCGGAAATTGGCGAGAATGATGTAGTGCTTGAGATTGGTCCCGGAATGGGGAGCCTTACAAAGGAGTTATTGAGTGTCGCCAAAAATGTGACAGCGGTAGAAATAGACGAGCGATTAGTTGAAAATTTGAAAGTGGATTTTGAGGATAATGATAACTTTAAAATCGTTCATAAAGATTTTTTGGAATTTGATATTTCCGGTTTCGCCGCTGCAACGGGAAGAAAAATAAAAATTGTCGGTAATATCCCTTATAATATTACGAGTCAAATTCTTATTCATACCTTTGATCATTTCAGCGCTGTCAGCAGCCTCACGGTGACGATGCAGAAGGAGGTAGCCGACAGAATTCTGAGTAATGCCGGAAGCAAGAATTATGGAATACTTTCGGTATATGCAGCGTTGTTTTCTCATCCAAAGAAGCTGTTCAACGTTTCACGCGGCGTATTCAATCCTAAGCCGAAAGTTGAATCGTCGGCGGTTATGTTCAAAATCAAAAATAGACTGCCTGACGATTTATTAGACTTAGATTTGTTTAAAAAAGTCGTTCGCAAGACATTCGGCAAAAGGCGTAAAATGCTTAGAAACAGCCTCAAAGAAATTGGCGAGTGCACAGAATTTCTTGCGGAAAATGGATTTGATCTCCGGAGACGTCCTGAATCCCTTGATGTAGAGGAGTTTATTGAACTTTCCAATGCTATTCATAGGTGGCAAAAGAGCGATAGCGATTCCTAA